The Argonema galeatum A003/A1 genome segment TTGGTTTCCATTTTTCGGATCGTTTCCAGAGCCAGCTTTAACTTTTTATCGAGTTCTCGCGTTCTGAACTCTTCAAACCGGATCTTCTTCGCCAGTCTGGTTGTCTGTAGATAAGAAAAAACCCCTAAACCAATCAGCAGTAAAACCAGTCCCCCAGAGATTCCCATCCAGGGTAGATCTGGCGGCGAAGCTTTGGGCTTGACGGCGGGAAGTTTTTGAGCCAAAAGGGGTTCTACGAGAATAATCGGGATTGACATACTAGGTAGCAGCTATATTGACGCCTGTTTATAGAATGCCCCGCACAGAGGTAAGAGCATCACCAAAGTCACTAAAACTAAAGAATTATGAGGGAATTAGGGTTTCTATCACTTTATCGATCTTTCTCCTACTGTGATACTTTCTCACTCAGTGCTACGATACGTATTTTACAAAGAAACGATATTATCTGCCTGTTGCCAGTAGAAGGCAAAGGATCTCCCCGCTACACTAGCCTAGCTTATGGGAGTAGCAGGCGATGCCACCGAGGACACTATAGAACTATTCCCCGCAAGGAAGCGACTGGGGAATGCACGGCTTCCGTTGTACTCAGCACTTTGCTATACTTATTACCGCATCTGGAGCCAATAGGTCAGGGGCTAGGCAAAATTGCTCGTTAGGCGCTAATAGTAGTGTAGGGTGCGTTGTCACACACCCTACAGGTAGAGTTGCTGTGTAAGTTCTAAAATTGAAGGATTCTTTCTGCCAATCTGCACTAGATTGTTCTCGATGTCCTGGTGTAAAGGGGAACTTAGGGAAAGCCAGTGTAAGCTTTTGGGCTGAATTTGCCAAAATTTCAGCTTTAATTGCGCTTTTTCTTCAAAACAGAGCTATTCAAAAAAAAAATTCTTAAAAGCGTTACCAGTTAACAGAATTAAGGTTTTAATGACTGAAATACTCAAAGATCGATCGCTGACTATAGCACTCAGGGGTTTTTTAAGTCAATAGGGTTGGTTCCCCCAGCCCTAGACTATGCTGCCCCCATTTTTTGCAACAAACAATACAATTTCACGGTTCTTAATATGGATGAAGATAACACGGAGCGCAAGCAGATTCAAGAAGAAGCCCGACTTTTGCAAGCCATGACGCTAGCTATCGCCCAGTCCCAAGATTTTCATACCGCCCTGGGAGAAGCCTTGCGTCAAGTGTGCGAAGCAACAGGCTGGAAGTATGGAGAAGTATGGATTCCTCGCCTGGATGGCACCACTCTTGAATGTAGCCCAGTCTGGTACGGCAGTACCAATAATCTGGAGAAATTTAGAAAATTGAGCGAGGCATTGACATTTCCACCGAACGTGGGCTTACCTGGGCGAGTTTGGTCATCCAAGGAACCTGAGTGGATCGAGGATGTTTGCAACGAGTCTGACTCGATTTTTTTGCGTTGCCAGATGGCACTAGAACCTGGACTGAAAGCCGGGTTAGGAATTCCCATCCTCGATCGCGATCGAGTGCTGGCCATTCTCGTATTTTTCATGTTTGAATCTCGCGAAGAGGATAACCAACTCGTGGAGATGGTTTCAGGCATTGCAACTCAATTGGGCGAACTAATTCAGCATAAACGGATACAGGAGGTGCTAAAGACCCAGGCGCGAGTGCTAGAAAGCATGGTAGAAGGGGTCAATATGTGTGACGAGAATGGGTTTATATTTTTTACCAATGCTGCATTCGATGCCATGTTCGGATATGAACGAGGCGTGTTGAGCGGCCAACACATTTCAGTTCTCAATACCAATTCACCCGAAGAAAATGCACTGCTTCTAGCTCAAATCAATCAACAGTTGCAAACTCAAGGATCTTGGGTCGGGGAATTTAAAAACTGTAAAAAAGACGGAACTTCATTCATTACCTATGCCCGGATCAGTGCTTTAGAAATTTCGAGTAAAAAGTACTGGATTTGCGTTCGAGAGGACATCACCGATCGCAAGTCTTCGGAAGAAGAACTCCGAGAAAGCAAACGACGGCTTGCCACCCTAATTGATTCGCTTCCAGGTATTGCTTTCTCCTGTTCAAACGATCCTCAATGGTCAATGAAATACCTCAGCGAAGGTTGTCTTAACTTGACTGGTTATAAAAGCGAAGAACTTTTAGGTGATGGAATTTCCTATAACGCTATCACTCATTTTGAAGACGTAGCCAACGTTTTACAAGCCATTGAGGCCGCAGTCATCAAAAAGCAACCTTATGTAGTTGAGTATCGCATTTCCACCAAATCCGGCCAAGAAAAATGGTTATGGGAAAAAGGAAGAGGAGTATTTGACGACGACGGTGAAGTGCTTGGACTCGAAGGCTTCATTACCGACATCACCGATCGCAAACGCGCCGAGGAAGCATTGCTTGAAGAGCGCAATTTCGTCTCCGCAGTCCTTGACACAGTTGGCAGTCTAGTAGTGGTTCTCGACCAAGACGGAAAAATTATTCGTTTTAATCGAGCTTGCGAAAAAACAACTGGTTACACATTCGATGAAGTGAGGAATAAATATATCTGGGATCTATTTTTAATTCCTGAAGAAGTCGAGCCAGTTAAAGTTGTATTCGAGGAATTACGAAGAGGCAAGTTGTTAAATCAATATGAAAACTACTGGCTAAACAAGAACGGAAGTTGGCGACTGATTGCATGGTCTAACAGTGCCCTGCGCGATGCTGATGGCTCCGTCAAGTACGTCATCGGCACGGGCATCGATATCACCGATCGCAAGCAGGCAGAGGAGGCATTAAAGCAGGCTGAACGGAAGTATCGCAGTATCTTTGAAAATGCTGTCGAAGGTATTTTCCAAACCACGGTAGATGGACATTACTTGACAGCAAACCCTATGTTAGCCCGCATTTACCGCTATGATTCACCTGAAGAATTGCTATTGGCTCTGACGGATATCGAGCATCAACTTTACCTTGACCCCAGTCGCCGTGCTGAATTCATGTGTCTGGTAAAGGAGCAAGGTGCTGTCTGGGGGTTTGAGTCTCAAGTTTATTGCAAAGACGGCACCGCGATCTGGATTTCGGAGAATGCTTATGCGCTCTATGATGATGACGGTCGATTGCTCGG includes the following:
- a CDS encoding PAS domain S-box protein codes for the protein MDEDNTERKQIQEEARLLQAMTLAIAQSQDFHTALGEALRQVCEATGWKYGEVWIPRLDGTTLECSPVWYGSTNNLEKFRKLSEALTFPPNVGLPGRVWSSKEPEWIEDVCNESDSIFLRCQMALEPGLKAGLGIPILDRDRVLAILVFFMFESREEDNQLVEMVSGIATQLGELIQHKRIQEVLKTQARVLESMVEGVNMCDENGFIFFTNAAFDAMFGYERGVLSGQHISVLNTNSPEENALLLAQINQQLQTQGSWVGEFKNCKKDGTSFITYARISALEISSKKYWICVREDITDRKSSEEELRESKRRLATLIDSLPGIAFSCSNDPQWSMKYLSEGCLNLTGYKSEELLGDGISYNAITHFEDVANVLQAIEAAVIKKQPYVVEYRISTKSGQEKWLWEKGRGVFDDDGEVLGLEGFITDITDRKRAEEALLEERNFVSAVLDTVGSLVVVLDQDGKIIRFNRACEKTTGYTFDEVRNKYIWDLFLIPEEVEPVKVVFEELRRGKLLNQYENYWLNKNGSWRLIAWSNSALRDADGSVKYVIGTGIDITDRKQAEEALKQAERKYRSIFENAVEGIFQTTVDGHYLTANPMLARIYRYDSPEELLLALTDIEHQLYLDPSRRAEFMCLVKEQGAVWGFESQVYCKDGTAIWISENAYALYDDDGRLLGYEGTVVEITERKRAEATIHYQAFHDLLTNLPNRTLFSDRLEVSLANAHRNREKLAVMFLDLDRFKIINDTLGHTVGDRLLQVVAQRLTSCLREGDTVARWGGDEFTVLLPQIHTLLEVEKVAQRLVDAFKQPLNLEDRELYISSSIGIAIYPQDGEDIQTLLTNADAALYKAKEKGRNNYQFYISATNFEASAKPMRKRKVRSPL